A window of the Trichoplusia ni isolate ovarian cell line Hi5 chromosome 4, tn1, whole genome shotgun sequence genome harbors these coding sequences:
- the LOC113493392 gene encoding BTB/POZ domain-containing protein 17: MDFLTVDRPVSTSTEKKEESEANEDLEVDNSKSVLVKIATLYAEQLMSDLTLEVGGVGYPAHRLILCASSEVFQVMLMNREWSEWSESRIVLQETPTASAVFPHFLKYFYTGQIRISHHTVLPVLSLADKYNVKDLVSLCLSYMAQHIAQAAKRGQLISWMQYTMACGHNDVAKACQNFVKWNLEWVWSDSDLGELEGDTLVHLLQQSDLVLHNEMSVYHFVVRWLNKQRERLNASDLTEAEKKTHWESLVIAVFSHVRFPMMCPNQLAKLLLCPLTQEHKDFFMECMAIAMSYQSGQLERVRAVCVSEGGRAQFTPRLYTEDTWGSLLAVDNFHSLPCYHTRTFIFSTRPSIADVAPQDKLTEWTVDLYPKGVWFRKSLLIVWAGTYDVPEVVLRTVRISITCQNCPEYTVNQYGETEQLEPDVRVKIGILVWGVQKGVEHVSSVVERVHRFSPQNRVLNIDGALDFDELNTPLYSPAAAPRAREPTPTPTPTQKRCSKCSESSEFPEPRHLLGPNKDQLRIQVVILPLNEYCHVAASECSQG, from the exons ATGGATTTTTTGACGGTGGACCGTCCCGTATCGACGTCTACCGAAAAAAAAGAGGAGTCTGAAGCCAATGAAGACCTCGAG GTTGATAATTCAAAGAGCGTGTTGGTGAAGATAGCAACATTGTACGCTGAGCAGTTGATGAGTGACCTGACCCTGGAGGTGGGAGGTGTGGGGTATCCAGCTCACAGACTGATATTATGTGCGAGCAGCGAAGTGTTTCAG GTGATGTTGATGAACCGGGAGTGGAGTGAGTGGTCCGAGAGTCGCATAGTACTCCAAGAGACACCAACAGCGTCTGCagtatttccacattttcttaa GTATTTTTATACCGGCCAGATTAGAATATCTCACCACACAGTGTTGCCAGTGCTTTCTCTAGCCGACAAATATAATgttaag GATCTAGTCTCATTGTGCCTGAGTTACATGGCACAGCATATAGCGCAGGCCGCGAAGCGAGGCCAGCTGATCTCATGGATGCAGTACACGATGGCCTGCGGACATAATGACGTCGCCAAG GCGTGCCAGAACTTCGTGAAGTGGAACCTGGAGTGGGTGTGGTCGGACAGCGACCTGGGCGAGCTGGAGGGCGACACGCTCGTGCATCTGCTGCAGCAGAGCGACCTCGTGCTGCACAACGAGATGAGCGTCTACCA TTTCGTGGTCCGCTGGCTGAACAAGCAGCGCGAGCGGCTGAACGCGAGCGACCTCACAGAAGCTGAGAAGAAGACCCACTGGGAGAGCCTCGTCATCGCGGTGTTCTCTCATGTCAG GTTCCCCATGATGTGCCCCAACCAGCTGGCGAAGCTCCTGCTGTGCCCGCTCACGCAGGAGCACAAGGACTTCTTCATGGAGTGCATGGCCATCGCCATGAGCTACCAGTCAG GGCAGCTGGAGCGGGTCCGCGCGGTGTGCGTGTCGGAGGGCGGGCGCGCGCAGTTCACGCCGCGCCTGTACACGGAGGACACGTGGGGCTCGCTGCTGGCCGTGGACAACTTCCACTCGCTGCCCTGCTACCACACGCGGACCTTCATCTTCTCCACGCGGCCCAGCATCGCCGACGTGGCCCCGCAGGACAAGCTCACCGAGTGGACCGTGGACCTCTACCCCAAGGGCGTCTGGTTCAGGAAGAGCCTGCTCATCGTCTGGGCCGGCACCTATGAT GTGCCTGAGGTGGTGCTGCGGACCGTCCGGATCTCGATCACGTGTCAGAACTGCCCCGAGTACACCGTCAACCAGTACGGCGAGACCGAGCAGCTGGAGCCCGATGTCAGGGTCAAG ATCGGCATCCTCGTGTGGGGCGTACAGAAAGGCGTGGAGCACGTTTCTTCCGTTGTAGAACGTGTTCATCGGTTTTCACCGCAAAATAG GGTTCTGAACATCGACGGCGCGTTGGACTTCGACGAGCTGAACACGCCGCTGTACTCGCCCGCAgcggcgccgcgcgcgcgcgagcccacgcccacgcccacgcccaCGCAAAA ACGTTGCTCGAAATGTTCAGAAAGCAGCGAGTTCCCTGAGCCGCGTCACTTGCTAGGACCAAATAAAGACCAGTTACGG ATACAAGTGGTTATCTTACCTCTGAACGAGTACTGCCACGTGGCCGCGAGCGAGTGCTCGCAAGGATga